A single window of Caldisericia bacterium DNA harbors:
- a CDS encoding mechanosensitive ion channel family protein, with protein sequence LNYIKGIVTVAVVFLVIKYILNYIKRKIITSSEKKKKRGWQKRLTLIKLFFSLSDYLLIFLFIWYVLKVFNVDTTPLLAITGVGGIAVGFAGQTFFKDAISGMFILFEDYFSVGDFVEIGDISGTVEEIGIRTTKIRNYEGKLFLIPNGEIRSVIKYDVGDQFTVIELPISYESDIDRAKEVIMSIGDKLIEEKVILDKPKILGVNELGDSSIIIKVLAKVDKGMRWSARRRFLEEAKKTFDREGIEIPYNRMVVYIKNEKEK encoded by the coding sequence ACCTTAATTATATAAAGGGGATAGTCACTGTAGCAGTTGTTTTTCTCGTCATTAAATACATATTAAACTACATAAAAAGAAAGATCATTACCTCTTCGGAGAAGAAAAAAAAGAGGGGATGGCAGAAAAGATTAACACTTATAAAGCTCTTCTTCTCTCTATCAGATTATCTTCTTATCTTTCTCTTCATCTGGTATGTACTCAAGGTGTTTAATGTTGATACAACTCCACTTCTTGCCATTACAGGTGTTGGGGGAATAGCAGTAGGTTTTGCTGGTCAGACTTTCTTTAAAGATGCCATTTCGGGCATGTTCATTCTGTTTGAGGATTACTTTTCAGTGGGAGATTTTGTCGAGATTGGTGATATTTCTGGCACTGTGGAAGAAATTGGAATAAGAACCACAAAGATAAGAAACTATGAGGGAAAGCTTTTTCTTATCCCAAATGGAGAGATAAGGAGTGTAATAAAGTATGATGTGGGAGATCAATTTACCGTTATTGAGCTTCCCATATCCTACGAGTCAGATATTGACAGGGCAAAGGAAGTTATTATGAGTATAGGAGATAAACTTATAGAGGAGAAAGTAATCCTTGATAAACCAAAAATTCTTGGAGTTAATGAACTTGGAGATTCTTCAATTATTATAAAAGTCCTTGCCAAAGTTGATAAGGGTATGAGATGGTCTGCAAGAAGAAGATTCCTTGAGGAGGCGAAGAAAACATTTGACAGGGAAGGCATTGAGATTCCTTACAATAGAATGGTTGTCTATATAAAGAACGAAAAAGAGAAATGA
- a CDS encoding radical SAM protein, whose product MYPSYLSLSSKEVERRGKELFGRLKSCDICPRDCLVDRLSGKRGVCRSDYRLMVSSYNLHFGEEPPISGWRGSGTIFLTNCPLRCKFCQNYPISQLGNGKVYEVEELSEMMLYLQRRGAHNINLVTPTHYLPHILLALSMAMKRGLKIPIVYNTSGYEKVEILRYLDGVVDIYLPDAKYSDKNLAKRLSLANDYPEVNRLALKEMARQVGELKLSEDGVAIRGLIVRHLVLPNNVENSRGVLNMIKEEIGTWVTISLMSQYFPTFRALSDNMINRKITEEEYKEVVRYMESLGFKNGWIQPI is encoded by the coding sequence ATGTATCCATCTTATCTTTCTCTTAGTTCTAAAGAGGTGGAAAGGAGGGGGAAGGAACTTTTTGGTAGATTAAAAAGTTGTGATATATGCCCAAGAGACTGCCTTGTGGATAGACTTTCAGGTAAAAGAGGAGTATGTAGAAGTGATTATAGATTGATGGTCTCGTCCTACAATCTTCACTTTGGGGAGGAACCTCCTATTTCTGGTTGGAGAGGTTCAGGAACAATCTTTCTTACAAACTGTCCTTTAAGATGTAAGTTTTGCCAGAATTATCCCATAAGTCAGCTTGGAAATGGGAAGGTTTATGAAGTAGAGGAACTTTCAGAGATGATGCTTTATCTTCAGAGGAGAGGAGCGCATAACATAAACCTTGTAACTCCAACTCACTATCTACCACACATCCTTCTTGCTCTATCAATGGCAATGAAGAGAGGTCTTAAGATTCCTATTGTTTACAACACATCAGGTTATGAAAAGGTTGAAATTCTCCGATATCTTGATGGGGTTGTTGATATCTACCTTCCAGATGCAAAATACAGCGATAAAAACCTTGCAAAGAGATTATCCCTTGCAAATGATTATCCAGAGGTTAATAGACTTGCTTTGAAGGAAATGGCAAGGCAGGTTGGAGAGCTTAAGCTTAGTGAAGATGGAGTTGCAATAAGAGGGCTTATAGTAAGGCACCTTGTTCTTCCAAACAATGTGGAGAATTCAAGAGGGGTTCTTAATATGATAAAGGAGGAGATCGGAACATGGGTTACAATATCCCTTATGTCTCAATACTTTCCGACATTCAGGGCATTAAGTGATAATATGATAAATAGAAAAATAACAGAGGAAGAATATAAAGAGGTTGTTAGATACATGGAATCTCTTGGATTCAAAAATGGTTGGATTCAACCAATATAA